A genomic segment from Halomonas sp. TA22 encodes:
- a CDS encoding tripartite tricarboxylate transporter substrate binding protein, whose protein sequence is MTRSTLTMATAVAAIGLASSIACSQPAQADYPEQDIRLIIPFGPGGATDIIFRLISQQAEQHLGQTIVPVNMAGAGATLGSRNVKEARPDGYTLLGSHDSIALSQLAGMVDYSYDAFEPVALLTQTINIPAAHSDHPVQSADEIADYVRENPGQVRFSMIPSSTDHFFWVQFFDAAGIDMADVRLVGYPDTGEQVSALMAQEIDFAMFNLPSGGAFFENGTFRPLGVAHEERIDGLPDVPTLREQDIELDHSTSRGIFAPKGTPQEYLDTLADAYGQALENEALQSRIENEFGSVVRFLAGEEYLEFLDENESALSAAAENIDFQN, encoded by the coding sequence ATGACGCGTTCAACACTGACCATGGCCACCGCCGTCGCGGCGATCGGCCTCGCCTCGAGCATTGCCTGTAGTCAGCCCGCCCAGGCGGACTACCCCGAGCAGGATATCCGCCTGATCATTCCCTTTGGGCCAGGCGGCGCGACCGACATCATTTTCCGCCTCATCTCCCAACAGGCCGAACAGCACCTAGGCCAGACTATCGTACCGGTCAACATGGCTGGCGCCGGCGCCACCCTTGGCTCTCGCAACGTCAAGGAGGCGCGGCCCGATGGCTATACCCTCCTGGGCAGCCACGACTCCATCGCACTCTCCCAACTGGCCGGCATGGTCGACTACTCCTACGACGCCTTCGAACCCGTCGCCCTGCTGACCCAGACCATCAACATCCCGGCAGCGCACAGCGATCATCCCGTGCAGAGCGCCGACGAGATCGCCGATTACGTCCGCGAAAACCCCGGCCAGGTGCGCTTCAGCATGATCCCTAGCTCCACCGACCATTTCTTCTGGGTGCAGTTCTTCGATGCCGCCGGCATCGACATGGCCGACGTGCGCCTGGTCGGCTATCCGGATACCGGTGAGCAGGTATCGGCGCTGATGGCGCAGGAGATCGATTTCGCCATGTTCAACTTGCCCTCGGGCGGTGCCTTCTTCGAGAACGGCACCTTCCGTCCGCTCGGCGTGGCGCATGAAGAGCGGATCGATGGCCTGCCCGACGTGCCCACCCTTCGCGAGCAGGACATCGAGTTGGACCACTCCACCAGCCGCGGCATCTTCGCCCCCAAGGGCACACCGCAGGAGTATCTGGACACGCTAGCCGACGCCTATGGCCAGGCCCTCGAGAACGAGGCCCTGCAGAGCCGTATCGAGAACGAATTCGGCTCGGTGGTGCGTTTCCTGGCGGGAGAGGAGTATCTCGAATTTCTCGATGAGAACGAGTCGGCCCTGAGCGCCGCTGCCGAGAACATCGACTTCCAGAATTGA
- a CDS encoding tripartite tricarboxylate transporter permease produces the protein MMESILAGADQLFTLPTILTMLVGVVAGVITAAIPGFTITMAIVLALPLTFTMPALQGVATLLAVYIGGYTGGMISAALLGIPGTPSALATTFDAYPMARRGEPGRALAIGIWASFFGTLISSIVLIIAAPPLAMIAVKLGAWEYFSLVVFALTIVASLVGKSMLRGLLAGVIGLIIATVGSDPLMGVTRFSFDLRMLTAGIPFLIVLIGIFAVSQLLREVEDAEEVKAGKQLIDSHISFKPWAAMREVLSYPFNLIRSSMVGVFIGAVPGAGGSIANLLAYDQAKRSSKHPEAFGKGSSEGVIASESGNSATSGGGLIPMIALGIPGSAVDAVLMAALMVHGIGVGPRLIMDHADTVYGMFMAMFLAGAMMLVVCLLSMRLFLKVTSVPKSIIVPVVLTCCMVGAFALNNRITDIYLLLGIGVFGYILAKLDYPLAPLVLGVILGPIAETNLRRALMTNEDWTLFFTRPISLALLTLAALSIVLALRYRFKQRGQPLAQE, from the coding sequence ATGATGGAATCCATTCTGGCAGGGGCCGATCAGCTATTTACCCTGCCCACCATACTGACCATGCTGGTAGGCGTGGTGGCCGGTGTAATCACCGCGGCCATTCCCGGCTTCACCATCACCATGGCCATCGTGCTGGCACTGCCGCTGACCTTCACCATGCCGGCGCTGCAGGGGGTCGCTACCCTGCTGGCGGTCTATATCGGCGGCTATACAGGCGGCATGATCAGCGCCGCACTGCTGGGCATCCCCGGTACGCCGTCGGCGCTGGCCACCACCTTCGACGCCTATCCGATGGCTCGTCGCGGCGAGCCCGGCAGGGCGTTGGCGATCGGCATCTGGGCGTCATTCTTCGGCACTCTGATCAGCTCCATCGTACTGATCATCGCCGCCCCGCCGTTGGCCATGATCGCCGTCAAGCTCGGCGCCTGGGAGTATTTTTCGCTGGTGGTGTTCGCCCTCACCATCGTCGCCAGCCTGGTCGGCAAATCGATGCTGCGCGGTCTGCTAGCCGGTGTCATAGGACTGATCATCGCCACGGTGGGCTCGGACCCGCTGATGGGCGTGACACGCTTCTCGTTCGACCTGCGCATGTTGACGGCGGGCATCCCTTTCCTAATCGTGCTGATCGGCATATTCGCGGTCAGCCAGCTACTGCGTGAGGTCGAGGACGCCGAGGAGGTCAAGGCCGGCAAGCAACTGATCGATAGCCACATCAGCTTCAAGCCCTGGGCAGCGATGCGTGAGGTGCTCTCCTATCCGTTCAACCTGATTCGCTCCTCGATGGTCGGGGTGTTCATTGGCGCAGTACCGGGGGCTGGTGGTAGCATCGCCAATCTATTGGCCTACGATCAGGCCAAGCGCAGCTCCAAGCATCCCGAGGCCTTTGGCAAAGGCTCAAGCGAGGGGGTGATCGCCTCGGAATCAGGCAACTCGGCGACCTCCGGCGGAGGTCTGATCCCGATGATCGCACTGGGCATTCCCGGCAGCGCCGTGGACGCGGTATTGATGGCGGCGCTGATGGTGCATGGTATCGGCGTCGGCCCACGCCTGATCATGGATCACGCCGACACCGTCTACGGCATGTTCATGGCGATGTTCCTGGCCGGCGCCATGATGCTGGTAGTGTGCCTTCTCAGTATGCGGCTATTTCTCAAGGTCACCAGCGTGCCCAAGTCGATCATCGTGCCTGTAGTGCTGACCTGTTGCATGGTCGGCGCCTTCGCACTCAACAATCGCATCACCGACATCTACCTGCTGCTGGGCATCGGTGTCTTCGGCTATATCCTGGCCAAGCTCGACTACCCGCTGGCACCGCTGGTGCTGGGGGTGATTCTCGGCCCCATCGCCGAGACCAACCTGCGTCGAGCGCTGATGACCAACGAGGATTGGACACTGTTCTTCACCCGTCCCATCTCGCTGGCACTGCTGACCCTGGCCGCGTTGTCGATCGTGCTGGCCCTGCGCTACCGCTTCAAGCAGCGAGGCCAACCGCTCGCACAGGAGTGA
- a CDS encoding gamma-glutamyltransferase family protein: MQHDALYYPSPSRRMASFGRRGMVATSQPLAAQVGMDILKQGGNAIDAAIATAAALTVVEPTSNGIGSDAFAIVWIDGKLHGLNASGPAAQAASIEAVKALGHESMPEYGLIPVTVPGAPAAWAALSERFGKLPFAELLAPAIALAEQGFPVSPIVHQMWNEAYHRYAAFEETAFVPWFDTFAPEGRAPVPGEVWRSSGHASTLKAIAETSAEAFYRGELADKLDAFFREHGGQLRKEDLATFEPEWVEPISTRYRGHDIWEIPPNGAGMIALQALGMLEQLGDAGRDPLETLHRRIEATKLAYVDGLNYITERDAMGPSVEQMLSADYLAQRAGLIGEKAVEPVHGNPIMGGTVYLATADDDGNMVSLIQSNFHGFGSGIVIPGTGISLQNRGASFSLDVNHANALAPGKRTYHTIIPGFITRGDQAVGPFGVMGGYMQPQGHVQVITAMLEDRLNPQAALDMPRWKWVKGKTVEVEPHFPDHLAQALARRGHHIVKAADTISFGRGQIILRDSTTGVLCGGTEPRTDGAVLPW; encoded by the coding sequence ATGCAACATGACGCCCTCTACTACCCGAGCCCCTCGCGGCGCATGGCCAGCTTCGGCCGTCGCGGCATGGTCGCCACCTCCCAGCCCCTGGCAGCCCAGGTCGGCATGGATATCCTCAAGCAAGGCGGCAATGCCATCGATGCGGCAATTGCGACGGCCGCAGCATTGACCGTCGTCGAGCCCACCTCCAACGGTATCGGCAGCGACGCCTTTGCCATCGTCTGGATCGACGGCAAGCTGCATGGCCTCAATGCCAGCGGCCCCGCGGCGCAAGCGGCCAGCATCGAGGCGGTCAAGGCGCTGGGGCACGAGAGCATGCCCGAGTATGGCCTGATTCCGGTCACCGTTCCCGGGGCACCGGCGGCCTGGGCAGCGCTCTCCGAGCGCTTCGGCAAGCTGCCCTTCGCGGAGCTGCTGGCACCCGCCATCGCTTTGGCAGAGCAGGGTTTCCCCGTCTCGCCAATCGTCCATCAGATGTGGAACGAGGCCTATCATCGCTACGCCGCCTTCGAGGAGACCGCCTTCGTCCCCTGGTTCGACACCTTCGCACCCGAAGGACGTGCCCCGGTACCAGGTGAAGTGTGGAGATCCTCGGGCCATGCCAGCACCCTGAAAGCGATCGCCGAAACCAGTGCCGAGGCGTTCTACCGGGGTGAACTCGCCGACAAGCTCGACGCCTTCTTCCGCGAGCATGGCGGCCAGCTGCGCAAGGAGGATCTGGCCACGTTCGAGCCGGAGTGGGTCGAGCCCATCTCGACGCGCTACCGCGGCCACGACATCTGGGAGATTCCGCCCAACGGCGCCGGCATGATCGCGCTGCAGGCACTCGGCATGCTCGAGCAGCTGGGCGACGCAGGGCGCGACCCGCTGGAGACGCTGCATCGACGTATCGAGGCCACCAAGCTGGCCTATGTCGATGGCCTGAACTACATCACCGAGCGCGACGCCATGGGCCCCAGCGTCGAGCAGATGCTATCCGCGGATTACCTGGCGCAGCGCGCCGGGCTGATCGGCGAGAAGGCCGTGGAACCGGTACACGGCAACCCGATCATGGGCGGTACCGTCTATCTGGCCACCGCCGATGACGACGGCAACATGGTGTCGCTCATTCAGAGCAACTTCCATGGCTTCGGTTCAGGGATAGTGATTCCGGGTACCGGCATCAGCCTGCAGAATCGCGGCGCTTCCTTCTCGCTCGATGTGAACCACGCCAATGCGCTGGCGCCAGGCAAACGCACCTACCACACCATCATCCCTGGCTTCATCACCCGGGGTGACCAGGCGGTGGGCCCGTTCGGAGTGATGGGCGGCTACATGCAGCCTCAGGGCCATGTGCAGGTGATCACCGCCATGCTCGAGGATCGCCTCAACCCTCAGGCGGCGCTCGACATGCCGCGCTGGAAGTGGGTCAAGGGCAAGACCGTCGAGGTCGAGCCGCACTTCCCGGACCACCTCGCTCAGGCGCTGGCCCGCCGCGGTCACCATATCGTCAAGGCCGCCGACACGATCAGCTTCGGTCGCGGCCAGATCATCCTGCGCGACAGTACCACCGGCGTGCTGTGCGGTGGTACCGAGCCGCGTACCGACGGGGCCGTGCTGCCCTGGTAA
- a CDS encoding aldehyde dehydrogenase family protein: MDNATQFLNYIDGQWVAGASGETFENRNPADQDDLLGRFQASTVEDARQAISAADRAFAAWCETPISQRAKILNRAADYLMENVEQFAQELTREEGKLLANSLDEVARSAQTLRFYAVEGQTITGETFPQDDAKMMVYTQREPLGVATIITPWNFPISIPARKIAPALITGNTVVFKPSSDAPLIGYRLAEALHHAGVPAGVFNFVTGAASAIGEEITANPTVKAISFTGSTAAGERIHRAAAMTTRTQMELGGKNPLIVLEDADIDTAVDLTVKGGFSLTGQACTGTSRVLIASRLKEEYLTRLVEKVKTLKIGNGMTEGTQIGPLATRQQLDTVLGYVEAGKKEATHVHGGEHLTEGDYVKGFYVAPAIFSDVTQEMRIAREEIFGPVVAVIEIDDYDDAIAKANDTPYGLAAALVTNDIGYIQRFPLDIQAGTVKVNRTTTGNLVNAPFGGLKQSSTSTFRESGRAGLDFFTQTKTVYIGC, from the coding sequence TTGGATAACGCAACCCAGTTTCTCAATTACATCGACGGCCAGTGGGTCGCGGGCGCCTCTGGGGAGACCTTCGAGAACCGCAACCCTGCCGACCAGGACGATCTGCTCGGACGGTTCCAGGCCTCCACGGTGGAAGACGCCCGTCAGGCCATCAGCGCGGCCGACCGCGCCTTCGCCGCCTGGTGCGAGACACCCATTTCGCAGCGCGCCAAGATCCTCAACCGCGCCGCCGATTACCTGATGGAGAACGTCGAGCAGTTTGCCCAGGAGCTAACCCGCGAAGAAGGCAAGCTCTTGGCCAACAGCCTCGACGAAGTGGCCCGTTCGGCACAGACCCTGCGTTTCTACGCGGTGGAAGGCCAGACCATCACCGGCGAAACCTTCCCCCAGGACGACGCCAAGATGATGGTCTATACCCAGCGCGAACCGCTGGGCGTGGCCACCATCATCACGCCTTGGAACTTCCCGATCTCGATTCCGGCGCGCAAGATAGCTCCGGCACTGATCACCGGCAACACCGTGGTATTCAAGCCCTCGTCGGATGCTCCGCTGATCGGCTATCGCCTGGCCGAGGCCCTGCACCACGCCGGCGTGCCGGCAGGCGTGTTCAATTTCGTTACCGGTGCCGCCTCGGCCATCGGCGAGGAGATCACCGCCAATCCGACCGTCAAGGCGATCTCCTTCACCGGCTCCACCGCAGCAGGCGAGCGCATTCATCGCGCCGCGGCCATGACCACCCGCACTCAGATGGAGCTCGGCGGTAAGAATCCGCTGATCGTGCTGGAAGATGCCGATATCGACACCGCGGTGGACCTGACCGTGAAGGGCGGTTTTTCTCTGACCGGCCAGGCCTGCACCGGCACCAGCCGGGTGCTGATCGCTAGTCGTCTCAAAGAAGAGTACCTCACGCGGCTGGTGGAGAAGGTCAAGACGCTGAAGATCGGCAACGGCATGACCGAAGGTACCCAGATCGGCCCACTGGCCACCCGCCAGCAGCTCGACACCGTGCTCGGCTACGTCGAGGCGGGCAAGAAGGAAGCGACCCACGTTCATGGCGGCGAGCACCTCACCGAGGGCGACTACGTCAAGGGCTTCTACGTGGCGCCGGCCATCTTCAGCGACGTAACCCAGGAGATGCGCATCGCCCGCGAAGAGATCTTCGGCCCGGTGGTCGCGGTGATCGAGATCGACGACTACGACGACGCCATCGCCAAGGCCAACGATACGCCCTACGGCCTCGCCGCCGCACTGGTGACCAACGACATCGGCTACATCCAGCGTTTCCCACTCGACATCCAGGCCGGCACGGTCAAGGTCAACCGCACCACCACCGGCAACCTGGTCAACGCCCCCTTCGGCGGGTTGAAGCAGTCGAGCACGTCCACGTTCCGCGAGTCGGGACGCGCCGGGCTGGATTTTTTCACCCAGACCAAGACCGTCTACATCGGCTGCTGA
- a CDS encoding tripartite tricarboxylate transporter permease, producing MADFFLQALAQVGSPSVLGLIVIGVLFGIIGGSIPGFTVTMAILVVFPFTFAMDPVSGVSLMVGVFVGGYSGGIVSGVMLGIPGTPSSITTVYDGYPMAQKGEPGRALGIGVAASFLGTLISVAVLVFFGPLIASFSMNFRPWEITALIVFALTLVAGLSSGAMLKGLLAAALGLLITTVGYDRNSNLRFDFSVPALGSGFEILPVMIGIFAFSQLMGNLEKLRDEQDKAKGVDTNVAIPYATILRDMASQKLNTVRSSLIGSLVGALPGTGGTVANFISYDQAKKFSRHPERFGKGIPDGIVASEASNSAVAGGAFVPTLALGIPGDLPMAIMMGVLILHGITPGPLMFEQNPILVGAIYASLLIGAVIMVLCQLLLVRWFAKISLIPQEILIPVVLMLCAVGAYALNNNLFDIWVLFIFGVVGYLLWKAEVPLTPLILGVVLGDNLERQLFRALELDSNWMAFLTRPLSALFLALAVASVIFSLYQNHKIQRTHLKARRDDA from the coding sequence ATGGCTGACTTCTTTCTACAGGCCCTCGCCCAGGTCGGCAGCCCTTCGGTGCTAGGACTGATCGTCATCGGCGTGCTGTTCGGCATCATCGGTGGCAGCATCCCCGGCTTTACCGTGACCATGGCGATCCTGGTGGTCTTCCCGTTCACCTTCGCCATGGATCCCGTCAGCGGTGTTTCGCTGATGGTGGGGGTCTTCGTGGGCGGTTATTCCGGTGGCATCGTCTCCGGCGTGATGCTCGGGATTCCCGGCACACCCTCGTCGATCACCACCGTGTACGACGGCTATCCCATGGCCCAGAAGGGCGAACCGGGACGGGCGCTGGGCATCGGCGTTGCGGCCTCCTTTCTCGGCACGCTGATCAGCGTAGCGGTACTGGTGTTCTTCGGCCCGCTGATTGCAAGCTTCAGCATGAACTTCCGCCCCTGGGAGATCACCGCACTGATCGTCTTCGCCTTGACGCTGGTCGCCGGTCTCTCCAGCGGCGCGATGCTCAAGGGGTTGCTTGCCGCCGCACTGGGACTTCTGATCACCACCGTGGGATATGACCGCAACAGCAACCTGCGCTTCGATTTCAGCGTGCCGGCGCTGGGCTCGGGGTTCGAGATCCTGCCGGTGATGATCGGCATCTTCGCCTTCTCCCAGTTGATGGGCAATCTCGAGAAGCTGCGCGACGAGCAGGACAAGGCCAAGGGGGTGGATACCAACGTCGCCATTCCCTACGCCACCATCCTGCGGGACATGGCAAGCCAGAAGCTCAATACCGTGCGCTCCTCGCTAATCGGCAGTCTGGTCGGCGCGCTGCCGGGCACCGGCGGCACCGTGGCCAACTTCATCAGCTACGACCAGGCCAAGAAGTTCTCGCGCCATCCCGAGCGCTTCGGCAAAGGGATTCCCGATGGGATCGTTGCCTCGGAAGCGTCAAACAGCGCCGTGGCCGGCGGCGCCTTTGTTCCCACCCTGGCACTGGGCATCCCGGGCGACTTACCGATGGCGATCATGATGGGGGTGCTGATCCTGCATGGCATCACCCCGGGGCCACTGATGTTCGAGCAGAACCCGATACTGGTGGGCGCCATCTACGCCAGCCTGCTGATCGGGGCGGTGATCATGGTGTTGTGTCAGCTTCTGCTGGTGCGCTGGTTCGCCAAGATCTCGTTGATCCCCCAGGAAATCCTGATTCCCGTGGTACTGATGCTGTGTGCCGTGGGTGCCTATGCGCTGAACAACAACCTCTTCGATATCTGGGTGCTGTTCATCTTCGGCGTGGTGGGTTACCTGCTGTGGAAGGCCGAGGTGCCGCTGACGCCGTTGATCCTGGGCGTGGTGCTTGGCGATAACCTCGAGCGCCAGCTATTCCGGGCACTGGAACTCGACAGCAACTGGATGGCCTTCCTGACTCGCCCACTGTCGGCACTGTTTCTGGCCCTGGCGGTCGCCTCGGTCATCTTCTCGCTCTATCAGAATCACAAGATCCAACGCACCCATCTCAAGGCGCGGCGCGACGACGCCTGA
- a CDS encoding TenA family transcriptional regulator, giving the protein MAQLMNRDEFRTALEDAIKGKSANKAPFSVAWASGKLSRDHLARWAENHYHYVGPFADYLAYIYANTPETYTEAKDFLLQNMYEEELGGDRHTDLLIRFAEACGTTRERVENPDNMSPTTRGLQSWCYAVAMREHPVVAVAALVVGLESQVPSIYRKQTPTLREKYGFTDEEVEFFDLHIVSDEIHGERGYQIVLEHADTVELQQRCLKICEIGAQMRLLYTTALYYDYVVGDLPITELDMAA; this is encoded by the coding sequence ATGGCACAGTTGATGAATCGCGACGAATTCCGTACCGCTCTGGAAGATGCCATCAAAGGCAAGAGCGCCAACAAGGCCCCGTTCAGCGTGGCCTGGGCCAGCGGCAAGCTGTCCCGCGACCATCTCGCCCGCTGGGCCGAGAACCACTACCACTATGTGGGCCCGTTCGCCGACTATCTGGCCTACATATACGCCAACACCCCGGAGACCTACACCGAGGCCAAGGACTTCCTGCTGCAGAACATGTACGAGGAAGAGCTGGGTGGCGACCGTCACACCGACCTGCTGATTCGCTTCGCCGAGGCCTGTGGCACCACCCGCGAGCGCGTCGAGAATCCGGACAACATGTCGCCCACCACCCGTGGGCTGCAGAGCTGGTGCTATGCCGTGGCCATGCGTGAGCATCCGGTTGTCGCGGTGGCAGCGCTGGTGGTCGGCCTGGAGTCCCAGGTGCCATCGATCTATCGCAAGCAGACCCCGACCCTGCGTGAGAAGTACGGCTTTACCGACGAAGAGGTCGAGTTCTTCGATCTGCACATCGTCTCCGACGAAATCCATGGCGAGCGTGGCTATCAGATCGTGCTGGAGCATGCCGACACCGTCGAGCTGCAGCAGCGCTGCCTGAAGATTTGTGAAATCGGCGCCCAGATGCGCCTGCTTTATACCACCGCGCTGTACTACGACTACGTCGTCGGCGACCTGCCCATCACCGAGCTGGACATGGCCGCCTGA
- a CDS encoding tripartite tricarboxylate transporter TctB family protein translates to MATSDSRSQGRDPVPHGERAKAVAHIVFNLALLGIAAVMFTHAGGLPSSAWEPIGSGSFPRLMLAILALLNVIMIAKESAKLRHTTALPNGSVGTWLWRHRLAFGVLGLFTLYAFAVPLVGFRWATLPFVLACQVLLGAHRPRQLAIAVLIALLMSVGLDALFRHVFTISLPRGALL, encoded by the coding sequence GTGGCCACCTCCGATTCCCGGTCGCAAGGCCGGGATCCCGTCCCTCACGGCGAGCGCGCCAAGGCGGTCGCTCATATCGTCTTCAACCTGGCGCTGCTCGGGATCGCCGCGGTGATGTTCACTCACGCCGGCGGGCTGCCATCCTCGGCCTGGGAGCCGATCGGCTCGGGCAGCTTCCCGCGTCTGATGTTGGCCATCTTGGCGCTGCTCAATGTCATCATGATCGCCAAGGAGTCCGCCAAGCTGAGGCATACCACGGCACTGCCCAACGGCAGCGTAGGCACATGGCTGTGGCGGCATCGACTGGCTTTCGGCGTATTGGGTCTGTTTACCCTATACGCCTTCGCCGTGCCTCTTGTCGGTTTCCGCTGGGCCACACTGCCCTTCGTGCTGGCCTGCCAAGTGTTATTGGGTGCACATCGCCCGCGTCAATTGGCCATCGCCGTGCTCATCGCGCTCTTGATGTCAGTAGGGCTCGACGCTCTGTTCCGCCACGTGTTCACCATTTCCCTACCACGCGGTGCGCTGCTTTAA
- a CDS encoding tripartite tricarboxylate transporter substrate binding protein: protein MPTTNNLNVASRQPLAKRLTLTSATLAGLGLVVGGLATGAHANDYPDSAVEFIVPWAPGGGSDVLMRLVSNHIQPHLGQPLPVINMPGVSGTIGLADLAERDNDGYTIGQVHDGFMVSHHTGMTQYNWDDYEPIAAITASPQYLTVSADSPWETFEEFVEYAQENPGEIRFGVTLGGVPHIHGAMIEEAEDLSFRYVGFEGTGERIRSLVGGHIDAAMGDVASSLQFVENDDLRFLAVGHTERMTQTPDVPTFAELGYEDLNLSILRGLIAPKGTSQDRIEVLATAVEAMAAEEEFVTRVNNAGAEVHFMGPDEYREHLASLDATIERLAGSLQQ, encoded by the coding sequence ATGCCGACAACCAATAACCTCAACGTCGCCTCGCGCCAACCGCTCGCTAAGCGCTTGACTTTGACCTCCGCAACCTTGGCCGGCCTCGGCCTGGTGGTGGGCGGCCTCGCCACCGGTGCCCACGCCAACGACTACCCCGACAGTGCGGTGGAATTCATCGTACCCTGGGCGCCGGGTGGCGGCAGCGACGTACTGATGCGCCTGGTTTCCAACCATATACAGCCCCATCTCGGCCAGCCGCTACCGGTGATCAACATGCCTGGCGTCAGCGGCACGATTGGTCTTGCCGATCTCGCCGAGCGCGACAATGACGGCTACACCATCGGTCAGGTCCACGACGGCTTCATGGTCTCCCACCATACTGGCATGACCCAGTACAATTGGGACGACTACGAGCCGATAGCTGCAATCACCGCCTCGCCGCAGTATCTGACCGTTAGCGCCGACAGCCCTTGGGAAACCTTCGAGGAGTTCGTTGAGTATGCTCAGGAAAACCCCGGCGAGATCCGTTTCGGCGTGACCCTCGGCGGGGTGCCGCATATCCATGGCGCCATGATCGAGGAGGCAGAGGACCTCTCGTTCCGCTACGTTGGCTTCGAAGGTACCGGCGAGCGTATCCGTTCACTGGTCGGCGGGCATATCGACGCCGCCATGGGTGATGTCGCCTCCAGCCTGCAGTTCGTCGAGAATGACGATCTACGTTTCTTGGCCGTAGGCCACACCGAACGCATGACACAAACCCCCGACGTACCGACTTTCGCTGAGCTCGGCTACGAAGACCTCAACCTGTCGATCCTACGCGGTCTGATCGCACCGAAGGGCACTTCACAGGATCGCATCGAGGTACTGGCCACCGCCGTCGAGGCAATGGCAGCGGAAGAGGAGTTCGTGACCCGCGTCAACAATGCCGGCGCCGAGGTACATTTCATGGGCCCGGACGAGTATCGTGAACACCTCGCCTCCCTCGATGCCACCATCGAGCGCCTGGCAGGGTCCCTGCAGCAATGA
- a CDS encoding tripartite tricarboxylate transporter TctB family protein, giving the protein MLTLTKDRALALVMLIVVGIMWMESGNIRPPTSWQPYGSALFPRILLVVIGLLSALILLRSLLSKLPSRTAPGRSFGEWVAYNRTVLSLFALFAAYAALLPLVGYIVATLGFLVASLALLLGIDSWRKWAINLGISLTLAPLVYAIFRFGLNVWLP; this is encoded by the coding sequence ATGCTGACGCTAACCAAGGACCGTGCTCTGGCGCTGGTCATGCTGATCGTGGTGGGCATCATGTGGATGGAGTCCGGCAATATTCGTCCTCCGACCAGTTGGCAGCCCTATGGATCGGCACTCTTCCCACGCATCCTGCTGGTGGTGATCGGTCTGTTGTCGGCCCTGATTCTGCTCCGCTCGCTGCTCTCAAAGCTTCCTTCCCGCACGGCACCCGGTCGCAGCTTTGGGGAGTGGGTAGCTTATAACCGCACGGTTTTATCGCTGTTCGCGCTCTTTGCTGCCTATGCGGCACTACTACCGCTGGTGGGATACATCGTTGCGACACTAGGGTTTCTTGTCGCTTCCTTGGCGCTACTGCTGGGTATCGACTCGTGGCGCAAATGGGCGATCAATCTCGGCATCAGCCTTACCTTGGCGCCGCTGGTATACGCCATCTTCCGTTTCGGCCTCAACGTCTGGCTGCCCTGA
- a CDS encoding chromate transporter codes for MIYWQLFMAFFIPNIIGYGGGPAIIPLIETEVVGRYGWMSGQEFAETLALGNALPSPIATKMAGYIGYDVAGTAGAIVAVFATVVPSLLLMLGALGLLYRHRDSPRVKRMSQWVRPVIAIMMAWLTWSFFSEGLDNAGPIHTVLIGAVAAIALVRFKVHPAFVVLGALVYGGLLIG; via the coding sequence ATGATCTATTGGCAGCTGTTCATGGCGTTCTTCATTCCCAACATTATCGGCTATGGAGGGGGCCCGGCGATCATTCCGCTGATCGAGACGGAGGTGGTGGGCCGCTACGGATGGATGAGCGGACAGGAGTTCGCCGAGACCCTGGCTCTTGGCAACGCCCTGCCCAGTCCCATCGCCACCAAGATGGCGGGTTACATCGGCTATGACGTGGCCGGCACGGCCGGTGCCATCGTCGCCGTCTTCGCCACCGTCGTGCCGTCGCTACTCTTGATGCTCGGCGCACTGGGACTACTCTATCGCCACCGCGACTCGCCGCGGGTCAAGCGCATGAGCCAGTGGGTGCGCCCGGTCATTGCCATCATGATGGCCTGGCTGACCTGGAGCTTCTTCAGCGAAGGCCTCGACAACGCCGGACCAATCCATACCGTGCTGATCGGTGCCGTGGCAGCCATCGCCCTGGTGCGATTCAAAGTGCATCCCGCCTTCGTGGTTCTCGGTGCCCTGGTCTATGGAGGGCTACTTATCGGCTGA